One part of the Populus alba chromosome 18, ASM523922v2, whole genome shotgun sequence genome encodes these proteins:
- the LOC118059498 gene encoding putative disease resistance protein RGA3 → MADALVSVVMEQLSLMFAQEVQQEVRLVVGVKNEVKKLTSNFQAIQAVLADAEERQLKDGSIQRWIDQLKGVSYDMDDVLDEWGTAIAKSQMKVNEHPRKTARKVCSMIFSCLCFREVGLRRDIAHKIKELNERIDGIVIEKDRFHFKSSEVGIKQLEYQKTTSVIDATETKGREKDKDRVMNMLLSQSSQGPALRTISLVGMGGIGKTTLAQLVYNDHKVATHFKKRIWVCVSDPFDEIRIAKAILEAFKVSASDAIELQTLLEDIQKLFRDMKFLLVLDDVWNEDSSKWEQLKISLKCGCLPGSRILVTTRKRKVANCMGSSSVDILELGLLSTDECWSLFSQFAYFEKNSRERENLEDIGREIAAKCKGLPLAAKSLGSLLRFKRSRAEWQSVLNSHVWETEEAESKILASLQLSYHDLPFDMRRCFSYCAVFPKDFRFQRDTLIKLWMAQGFLREMQNKEMEVMGHECFEALAARSFFQDFKKEAGDGSIYACKMHDMVHDFAQNLTKNECFSVDMDGAVESNIDSFSRDARHTMVVFGNYNTYSSFPATIHKFKKLRSLIVDGRPSSMNAALPNLIANLSCLRTLRLSGCGIEEVPSNIGKLIHLRHVDLSENEIRELPEEMCELYNMLTLDVSFCQKLERLPDNIGRLVKLRHLKVFIYRHDSWFVKMRGFEGLSSLRELDEFHVSGSGEVSNIEDLRNLNHLQGSLTISWLGDVKDPNEVKRAEFKRKKHLTRLDLWFDSRTDRRIIRDVEVLEALEPNPNVDSLAIGCYQGIIRVFPSWINKIKVVRLFKWGKIENLPPLGKLQSLEKLTVEEMECIKKVGHEFLGMKVDDDDDCNIRNGEMAPSPSPSNTIIAFPKLKSLTFIDMKNWEEWEGRGGNEDKTNIFNSIIMPSLRYLELVGCPKLKAVPDYVLQSTTFRRLHADNCESLRIPRNTSHHIVISMVL, encoded by the coding sequence ATGGCTGATGCTCTTGTTTCTGTAGTCATGGAGCAGCTGAGCTTAATGTTTGCTCAAGAGGTGCAACAGGAAGTGAGGCTCGTTGTTGGTGTCAAGAACGAGGTTAAAAAGCTTACCAGCAATTTCCAGGCCATCCAAGCTGTGCTTGCCGATGCAGAGGAAAGACAGTTGAAGGATGGCTCCATCCAACGTTGGATAGATCAACTCAAAGGCGTATCTTATGATATGGATGATGTTCTGGATGAGTGGGGCACGGCAATTGCAAAATCACAAATGAAGGTAAATGAGCATCCCCGCAAGACTGCTAGGAAGGTATGCTCCATGATCTTCTCTTGCCTTTGTTTCAGAGAAGTTGGTTTGCGTCGTGATATTGCTCATAAGATAAAAGAACTAAATGAAAGAATAGATGGCATTGTGATTGAGAAAGATAGATTCCACTTCAAATCATCTGAAGTAGGAATTAAACAGCTTGAATATCAAAAAACCACTTCTGTTATAGATGCAACAGAAACTAAAGGTAGAGAAAAGGATAAAGATAGGGTGATGAATATGTTGTTGAGTCAGAGTAGTCAAGGACCAGCCCTCCGTACAATCTCTCTAGTAGGGATGGGAGGGATAGGAAAGACAACCCTTGCTCAACTAGTTTATAATGATCATAAGGTGGCTACCCATTTTAAGAAGAGAATATGGGTTTGTGTATCAGATCCCTTTGATGAGATAAGGATTGCCAAGGCAATCCTTGAAGCCTTTAAGGTTTCTGCCTCAGATGCAATCGAATTGCAGACTTTGTTGGAGGacatacaaaaattatttagggATATGAAATTCTTGCTTGTCCTAGATGATGTGTGGAATGAGGATTCCTCAAAGTGGGAGCAACTGAAAATCTCCCTTAAGTGTGGTTGCTTGCCTGGAAGTAGAATTTTGGTGACCACACGTAAGAGGAAAGTTGCAAATTGCATGGGCTCCTCATCCGTTGACATTTTAGAACTAGGACTTCTCTCTACAGATGAATGTTGGTCATTATTCAGTCAGTTtgcatattttgaaaaaaacagtagagagagagaaaatttggAAGATATTGGTAGAGAAATTGCAGCAAAGTGTAAGGGCTTGCCTCTTGCTGCAAAGAGTCTAGGAAGTCTTTTACGCTTCAAAAGAAGCAGAGCAGAGTGGCAAAGTGTCTTGAACAGCCATGTCTGGGAGACTGAAGAAGCTGAAAGCAAAATTTTGGCTTCTTTACAGTTGAGCTACCATGACCTACCCTTTGATATGAGACGTTGTTTCTCATATTGTGCAGTCTTTCCAAAAGACTTCAGATTTCAGAGGGATACTTTGATCAAACTGTGGATGGCACAAGGTTTCCTTCGGGAAATGCAGAATAAAGAGATGGAAGTAATGGGTCATGAGTGCTTCGAAGCTTTAGCTGCTCGCTCTTTCTTTCAAGATTTTAAGAAAGAAGCGGGTGATGGTAGCATTTATGCATGTAAGATGCATGACATGGTGCATGATTTTGCACAAAACTTGACAAAAAATGAATGTTTTAGTGTAGATATGGATGGTGCGGTAGAGTCAAATATAGACTCTTTTTCTAGAGATGCTCGACACACCATGGTAGTGTTTGGAAATTATAATACCTACTCATCATTTCCTGCAACCATTCATAAGTTCAAAAAGCTTCGCAGTCTGATTGTTGATGGTCGTCCTTCATCGATGAATGCAGCCTTACCTAACTTAATCGCTAATTTGAGTTGTCTAAGAACACTGAGGTTGTCAGGTTGTGGAATAGAAGAAGTCCCATCCAACATAGGAAAGTTGATACACCTGAGGCATGTTGACTTGTCTGAAAATGAGATCAGGGAGTTACCTGAAGAGATGTGTGAATTGTATAACATGCTAACTTTAGATGTCTCCTTTTGTCAGAAACTTGAAAGGCTGCCTGATAACATAGGAAGACTAGTCAAATTAAGACATctcaaagtttttatttataggcATGATTCGTGGTTTGTAAAGATGAGAGGATTTGAGGGGTTAAGTTCTCTTCGGGAATTGGATGAGTTCCATGTGAGTGGTAGTGGTGAAGTGTCTAATATTGAGGATTTGAGAAACTTGAACCACCTTCAAGGATCTCTTACGATAAGTTGGTTGGGAGATGTGAAAGATCCAAATGAGGTTAAGAGAGCAGAATTTAAGAGGAAGAAACACCTCACTAGGTTAGATTTATGGTTTGATTCTAGGACAGATAGGAGGATAATTCGCGATGTTGAAGTCCTTGAAGCCTTAGAACCAAATCCAAACGTTGATTCATTGGCAATAGGTTGCTACCAAGGAATCATCCGAGTGTTCCCTAGTtggattaataaaataaaggttgTTAGACTCTTTAAGTGGGGGAAGATTGAGAATCTGCCTCCTTTAGGGAAGTTGCAAtcacttgaaaaattaactgtAGAAGAGATGGAATGCATAAAAAAGGTGGGGCATGAATTTTTGGGAATgaaagttgatgatgatgatgattgtaACATTAGAAACGGAGAAATggcaccatcaccatcaccgtCAAATACTATTATTGCATTCCCCAAGTTGAAAAGTCTTACCTTTATAGATATGAAAAATTGGGAAGAGTGGGAAGGACGAGGTGGAAATGAAGATAAAACAAACATCTTCAATTCAATCATAATGCCATCTCTTCGTTACTTGGAACTTGTGGGGTGCCCAAAACTGAAAGCAGTTCCGGATTACGTGCTCCAGTCAACAACTTTTCGGCGCCTGCATGCCGATAACTGCGAAAGTCTACGTATCCCTCGCAACACCTCTCATCATATTGTTATTTCAATGGTGTTATGA